The Williamsia sp. DF01-3 genome has a window encoding:
- a CDS encoding FAD-dependent oxidoreductase: MSSLWMKSVHVDAPNRNIADSRFDYVVVGGGITGVTTALLLGRSGADVALVEARHVGAVATGNTTAKVSVLQGTRLSSISGKHSAAALRGYVDANVEAQQWLLAFCRQHDVPFEIETAYTYAQSDKGLDSIRKEFQAGQKAGLDVRWVDDPGTPFPSVAAVALDDQAQFHPLDALGALVAEAQRHGVQVYENTRVVSAHSKDGDQILRTDQVDPVSGEDLTVRGKKIILATGTPILDRGGFFARVHPERSYAAAFSVSEPIMAGMYLAADQPSRSVRWAPGPSGEPLLLTGGSGHPVGRAKSEQEHVDELIDWTTTYFPTAELTHQWSAQDYITIDELPYVGPILPGHDSAYVATGFAKWGMTNGVAAALALAGRLLGGSPLWAEYLDSSRPAQVVGVPSAAVINAEVGLHMARGWAGAAIKPGNASDNDEPVPEGGGVLRRNGARPMGVCTVEGQTHKVSAVCPHLAGVLNWNDAEKSWDCPLHGSRFAADGAVLEGPATRPLTKLD; this comes from the coding sequence GTGTCCTCACTGTGGATGAAGAGCGTTCATGTCGATGCGCCTAATCGGAACATTGCCGATTCGCGCTTCGACTACGTCGTTGTCGGCGGTGGCATCACCGGCGTGACCACTGCCCTGCTCCTGGGTCGGTCCGGTGCCGACGTCGCCCTGGTCGAAGCCCGACACGTCGGTGCCGTGGCCACGGGCAACACCACCGCGAAAGTCAGTGTGCTCCAGGGCACTCGACTGTCCTCCATCTCAGGTAAGCACTCGGCCGCAGCGTTGCGGGGTTATGTCGACGCCAACGTCGAAGCCCAGCAATGGCTGCTGGCCTTCTGCCGGCAACACGACGTGCCGTTCGAGATCGAGACGGCGTACACGTACGCGCAGTCGGACAAGGGCCTCGACAGCATCCGCAAGGAATTCCAAGCCGGCCAGAAGGCGGGCCTCGACGTCCGGTGGGTCGATGATCCCGGGACCCCGTTTCCGTCGGTGGCGGCAGTGGCCCTCGACGATCAGGCCCAGTTCCACCCACTCGATGCCCTCGGAGCGCTCGTGGCCGAAGCCCAGCGGCATGGTGTGCAGGTCTACGAGAACACCCGGGTCGTTTCTGCGCACAGCAAAGACGGCGACCAGATACTTCGCACGGACCAGGTGGATCCCGTCTCCGGAGAGGACCTCACCGTTCGCGGCAAGAAGATCATTTTGGCCACCGGCACACCAATTCTCGATCGCGGTGGATTCTTTGCCCGCGTTCATCCCGAACGTTCGTACGCTGCCGCCTTCTCGGTCTCGGAGCCGATCATGGCGGGTATGTACCTTGCGGCCGACCAGCCGTCGAGGTCGGTCCGGTGGGCACCGGGGCCCAGCGGCGAGCCACTGCTCCTCACCGGCGGAAGTGGACATCCCGTGGGCCGGGCCAAGTCAGAGCAGGAACACGTTGACGAGCTGATCGACTGGACCACAACGTATTTCCCCACCGCCGAGCTGACCCACCAGTGGTCGGCACAGGACTACATCACGATCGACGAGTTGCCTTACGTGGGGCCGATCCTTCCCGGGCACGACAGTGCCTACGTGGCCACCGGATTTGCCAAGTGGGGCATGACAAATGGGGTCGCTGCAGCGTTGGCGCTCGCCGGCCGACTCCTCGGCGGTAGTCCGCTGTGGGCTGAGTACCTGGATTCGTCCCGCCCTGCGCAGGTCGTGGGGGTCCCGTCTGCCGCCGTGATCAATGCTGAAGTCGGGCTGCACATGGCCAGGGGGTGGGCGGGCGCGGCGATCAAACCCGGCAACGCCTCGGATAACGACGAGCCTGTTCCTGAGGGCGGCGGAGTGCTGCGTCGCAATGGTGCCAGGCCGATGGGCGTGTGCACCGTGGAAGGACAGACGCACAAGGTGTCGGCGGTGTGCCCTCATCTTGCCGGTGTACTCAATTGGAACGACGCCGAGAAGTCGTGGGATTGCCCGCTCCATGGATCACGTTTCGCTGCCGATGGAGCGGTCCTGGAGGGACCGGCCACGCGGCCTCTCACCAAGCTCGACTGA
- the serS gene encoding serine--tRNA ligase encodes MIDLKILRDNPDLVRASQRTRGEDPGLVDVLLAADSERRAAIAEADQLRSEQKDLGKLIGKAPAEEKQELLARGKHLADQVKAAHARESAADEKMAAAHRAINNIVTPEAPAGGEEDFVLVETVGEPTPIEDPKDHLELGESLGLLDMERGAKVSGSRFYFLTGPGAMLQLGLLQLAAQKATANGFTVMIPPVLVRPEVMDGTGFLGAHSAEVYHLAEDDLYLVGTSEVPLAGYHMGEILDLSAGPKRYAGWSSCFRREAGSYGKDTRGIIRVHQFDKVEAFIYCKPEDAKTEHEKLLGWQKDMLAAIDVPYRVIDVAGGDLGSSAARKSDCEAWVPTQNTYRELTSTSNCTTYQARRLQVRYRGDNGKPQVAATLNGTLATTRWIVAILENHQQPDGSVRVPEALVPFVGTDVLNPR; translated from the coding sequence GTGATCGACCTGAAGATTTTGCGCGACAACCCCGACCTCGTCCGGGCATCTCAACGCACCCGCGGTGAGGATCCCGGCCTCGTGGATGTGCTGCTCGCCGCCGACTCCGAGCGTCGGGCCGCCATCGCCGAGGCCGATCAGCTGCGCTCGGAACAGAAGGACCTCGGCAAGCTCATCGGGAAGGCGCCCGCCGAGGAGAAGCAGGAACTGCTCGCTCGGGGCAAGCACCTCGCGGACCAGGTCAAAGCCGCTCACGCCCGCGAGTCTGCGGCCGACGAGAAGATGGCTGCCGCTCATCGCGCCATCAACAACATCGTGACGCCGGAGGCACCTGCCGGTGGCGAAGAGGACTTCGTCCTCGTGGAGACCGTGGGCGAGCCCACCCCGATCGAGGACCCCAAGGATCACCTGGAACTCGGCGAGAGCCTCGGTCTGCTGGACATGGAGCGCGGCGCGAAGGTCTCGGGCTCACGCTTTTACTTCCTGACCGGGCCGGGAGCCATGCTGCAGCTCGGACTGTTGCAGCTCGCGGCACAGAAGGCGACGGCCAACGGCTTCACCGTGATGATCCCTCCGGTACTGGTTCGACCGGAGGTGATGGACGGCACCGGATTCCTCGGGGCCCACTCGGCCGAGGTGTACCACCTCGCCGAAGATGATCTGTATCTCGTCGGTACGTCCGAGGTCCCACTCGCCGGCTACCACATGGGTGAGATCCTCGACCTGTCCGCCGGACCCAAGCGGTATGCGGGTTGGTCGAGCTGCTTCCGTCGTGAGGCGGGTAGCTACGGCAAGGACACCCGCGGCATCATCCGGGTGCATCAGTTCGACAAGGTCGAGGCCTTCATCTACTGCAAGCCCGAAGACGCCAAGACCGAGCACGAAAAGCTCCTCGGCTGGCAGAAGGACATGCTGGCGGCGATCGATGTGCCGTACCGCGTCATCGACGTTGCCGGCGGCGACCTCGGTTCGTCGGCGGCCCGCAAATCTGACTGTGAGGCATGGGTTCCGACGCAGAACACCTACCGCGAACTCACCTCGACATCCAACTGCACGACGTATCAGGCCAGAAGGCTCCAGGTGCGGTACCGCGGGGACAACGGCAAGCCGCAGGTGGCCGCGACCCTGAACGGCACCCTGGCCACCACCCGCTGGATCGTGGCGATCCTGGAGAACCACCAGCAGCCGGACGGCAGCGTGCGGGTGCCGGAGGCGCTGGTGCCTTTTGTCGGCACCGACGTCCTCAATCCCCGCTGA
- a CDS encoding ATP-binding protein, whose amino-acid sequence MRIDETAVAPVNIRVPADKSQVAMVRAIAETLAVLADFSLDEVADIKLAVDEAAMTIIGHAGPGAELTVAFTTAEHHFNGVVQSWLPSSNSLPQTGFGWHVLQTLTESVTVHEGEADNDGRLVAIELVK is encoded by the coding sequence ATGCGTATCGACGAAACGGCAGTGGCACCGGTGAACATCCGGGTGCCCGCCGACAAGTCGCAGGTTGCGATGGTCCGGGCCATCGCCGAGACCTTGGCGGTGCTTGCCGATTTCTCGCTGGACGAGGTTGCCGACATCAAGCTGGCCGTCGACGAGGCCGCGATGACGATCATCGGGCACGCCGGACCTGGTGCCGAACTGACAGTCGCTTTCACCACAGCCGAGCACCATTTCAACGGTGTGGTCCAGTCGTGGCTCCCGAGTTCGAACTCGTTGCCACAGACCGGCTTTGGATGGCACGTGCTGCAAACGCTGACCGAATCTGTGACCGTTCACGAGGGCGAAGCAGACAACGATGGCCGTCTGGTCGCCATCGAACTGGTGAAGTAA
- a CDS encoding MBL fold metallo-hydrolase, giving the protein MQVTSIGHAGFHIQTDAGSILCDPWVNPAYFASWVPFPDNSELDWKALGNCDYLYVSHLHRDHFDEQNLRDNVSKDATVLLPDYPVPDLRRELEKLGFTKFVETEDSVKTTVTNDKGSLDVMIVALRAPADGPIGDSGLVVSDGETTVFNMNDARPVDLDVIAAQFGHIDLHLLQYSGAIWYPMVYDIPKRSKANFAAQKRQRGMDRARSYIEQVGATWVVPSAGPPMFLDEDLRYLNDIENDPTSIFPDQETFLDQMKEKGTDDGEKHRGLMMVSGSTVDITGSQLNELSHPYPPEQVFGPNKAAYLDRMAEKFAPVIAAQKDTWAPAEGDPLLPALKELFEPIMAQSDLICDGIGYPVGLVMGEETVVLDFPNRTVREPKEKEGKYRYGFRIAPELVRTVLRDNEPDWVNTIFLSTRFTTWRIGGYNEFLYTFFKCLTDERIAYADGWFAEAHDDSSSIEKDGWKMQRRCPHLKADLTKFGVIEGDKLTCNLHGWSWDLPSGRCLTSKGHELRSARTDS; this is encoded by the coding sequence GTGCAGGTCACGAGCATTGGGCACGCCGGGTTCCACATTCAGACTGATGCCGGGTCGATTTTGTGCGACCCATGGGTGAACCCCGCATACTTCGCCTCATGGGTGCCGTTCCCCGACAACAGTGAGCTGGACTGGAAGGCGCTGGGGAACTGCGACTACCTGTACGTCAGCCACCTCCATCGGGACCACTTCGACGAGCAGAACCTGCGCGACAACGTCAGCAAGGACGCGACCGTGCTGCTTCCGGACTATCCGGTGCCGGACCTGCGCCGCGAACTGGAGAAGCTCGGGTTCACGAAATTCGTGGAGACCGAGGACTCGGTGAAGACCACCGTCACGAACGACAAGGGCAGTCTCGACGTGATGATCGTCGCATTGCGGGCACCGGCTGACGGTCCCATCGGCGACAGTGGGCTCGTGGTCAGCGATGGTGAGACCACCGTATTCAACATGAACGATGCAAGGCCTGTGGATCTCGACGTGATCGCAGCCCAGTTCGGTCACATCGACCTGCACCTGCTTCAGTACTCGGGCGCGATCTGGTACCCGATGGTGTACGACATCCCAAAACGTTCCAAGGCAAACTTCGCTGCTCAGAAGCGCCAGCGCGGTATGGACAGGGCAAGGTCGTACATCGAGCAGGTCGGCGCCACCTGGGTTGTCCCGTCGGCCGGGCCGCCCATGTTCCTCGACGAGGATCTGCGCTACCTCAACGACATCGAGAACGACCCCACGAGCATCTTCCCGGACCAGGAGACGTTCCTGGACCAGATGAAGGAGAAGGGCACCGACGACGGGGAGAAGCACCGCGGCCTGATGATGGTGTCGGGCTCGACCGTCGACATCACGGGCTCACAGCTCAACGAGTTGTCGCATCCGTATCCGCCGGAGCAGGTCTTCGGCCCCAACAAGGCCGCATACCTCGATCGGATGGCCGAGAAGTTCGCTCCGGTGATCGCAGCGCAGAAGGACACGTGGGCCCCCGCCGAAGGCGACCCCTTGCTGCCCGCTCTCAAAGAGCTCTTCGAGCCGATCATGGCCCAGAGCGATCTGATCTGCGACGGCATCGGGTATCCGGTCGGATTGGTGATGGGCGAGGAGACCGTTGTCCTCGACTTCCCCAACCGGACAGTCCGAGAACCGAAGGAAAAAGAAGGCAAATACCGGTACGGATTCCGGATTGCGCCTGAGTTGGTCAGAACGGTCCTACGTGACAATGAACCCGACTGGGTCAACACGATCTTTCTCTCGACGCGTTTCACCACCTGGCGCATCGGTGGATACAACGAATTCCTGTACACGTTTTTCAAATGTCTGACCGACGAGCGAATCGCTTACGCCGACGGGTGGTTCGCCGAGGCACACGACGACTCGTCCTCCATCGAGAAGGACGGCTGGAAAATGCAGCGCCGCTGCCCGCACCTCAAAGCCGATCTGACCAAGTTCGGTGTCATCGAGGGCGACAAGTTGACCTGCAACCTGCACGGCTGGTCGTGGGATCTGCCCAGTGGCCGATGCCTCACCAGTAAGGGACATGAATTGCGGAGCGCTCGAACAGATTCCTGA
- a CDS encoding SigB/SigF/SigG family RNA polymerase sigma factor, translating into MLERTQPKARVSDDYADVVDLIARLREKEKGTPAADRLRDQVITRCLPLAENIARRFSGRGENHDDLVQVARLGLVNAVDRFDPQHGSEFVSFAVPTIMGEVRRHFRDAAWATRVPRRLKELHKSISDASENLSQRLGRAPSASEIAAELDLSVAEVTEGLLARGAYQALSTDSGAADDELGAPLLETLGSEDPEYEHVESYVAIRPALAKLSERERRILVLRFFGSQTQTEIAKQLGISQMHVSRILSSTLAKLRDELGTDEEGALGGSNSFLN; encoded by the coding sequence GTGTTGGAGCGAACTCAACCGAAGGCGCGGGTCTCAGACGACTATGCCGATGTCGTGGATCTGATCGCGCGTCTACGGGAGAAAGAGAAGGGCACGCCCGCTGCGGACCGTCTTCGAGACCAGGTCATCACCCGCTGCCTCCCTCTCGCCGAGAACATCGCCCGTCGCTTCAGTGGTCGCGGCGAAAACCACGACGACCTCGTCCAGGTTGCCCGCCTCGGTCTCGTCAATGCGGTGGACCGGTTCGATCCCCAGCACGGTTCGGAGTTCGTCTCTTTTGCAGTGCCCACGATCATGGGCGAAGTGCGCCGGCACTTTCGGGATGCGGCTTGGGCCACCCGGGTACCCCGCCGGCTGAAGGAACTCCACAAGTCGATCAGCGACGCCTCGGAAAACCTGTCCCAGCGGCTCGGGCGGGCACCGTCGGCCAGCGAGATAGCCGCCGAACTCGACCTCAGCGTCGCGGAGGTGACCGAAGGCCTCTTGGCGCGTGGGGCGTACCAGGCGCTGTCGACCGATTCCGGTGCAGCCGACGACGAGCTCGGCGCACCGTTGTTGGAAACGCTGGGTTCGGAAGATCCCGAGTACGAGCACGTCGAAAGCTACGTCGCGATCCGGCCGGCCCTCGCCAAGCTCTCCGAGCGAGAGCGACGAATCCTGGTGCTGCGATTCTTCGGATCTCAAACCCAAACCGAGATCGCGAAACAGCTCGGGATCTCTCAGATGCACGTCTCACGCATCCTCTCCAGCACCCTTGCCAAGTTGCGCGACGAGCTCGGCACTGACGAAGAAGGTGCACTGGGTGGGTCGAATTCCTTCCTGAATTGA
- the phoU gene encoding phosphate signaling complex protein PhoU, whose translation MRVTFNEQLRVLNATLSAMATFAGDAMQQAGLAVEHADLAGAERVVSSHDELRSLSARAESQAFTLLARQAPVACDLRTIVASTHIIADLDRMGGLAVHIAEAARRRHPMCVLPAEITPHFAQMARVAETMAHTVGDVLLTHDPAEARRLNDDDDVMDDLHARLTATLTDPSWSHGVSAAVDITLLGRYYERFADHAVLVGRRIIFQVTGELPQPAR comes from the coding sequence ATGCGTGTCACATTCAACGAACAGCTCCGGGTACTCAATGCCACGCTGAGCGCGATGGCGACGTTCGCCGGAGATGCCATGCAGCAAGCGGGGCTGGCCGTCGAACACGCGGATCTGGCCGGCGCGGAACGCGTGGTCAGTTCACACGACGAGCTGCGGTCCCTATCGGCCAGGGCGGAGTCGCAGGCCTTCACCCTGTTGGCCCGGCAGGCACCGGTGGCGTGCGATCTTCGTACGATTGTCGCCTCCACCCACATCATCGCCGATCTCGACCGCATGGGCGGATTGGCCGTACACATTGCCGAAGCAGCCAGGCGGCGTCATCCCATGTGCGTTCTGCCTGCCGAGATCACACCGCATTTTGCACAGATGGCGCGTGTCGCCGAGACGATGGCACACACGGTCGGAGATGTACTGCTCACCCATGACCCCGCCGAAGCGCGCCGACTGAACGACGATGACGACGTCATGGACGACCTACACGCACGATTGACCGCAACCCTCACCGATCCCAGCTGGTCGCATGGAGTGTCCGCCGCCGTCGACATCACTCTGCTCGGCCGCTATTACGAACGCTTCGCCGACCACGCAGTACTGGTCGGACGACGGATCATCTTCCAGGTCACGGGCGAATTGCCACAGCCCGCACGATGA
- a CDS encoding STAS domain-containing protein → MSPSETNFYPELRDIGSMTELGHTCTRKITFSCTRAHPVVVRVDGEMDRDTVVLLQDYLGHLLSGTRALIVDLSDVDFVPSSGLKLLIDVAETAATEDRWFAVACGRPVSRPLGLLGDLVECFDSLESARQATPAQ, encoded by the coding sequence ATGTCGCCATCGGAGACCAATTTCTATCCTGAACTACGAGACATCGGCTCCATGACCGAGCTCGGGCACACATGCACCAGAAAGATCACGTTCTCCTGCACCCGTGCGCATCCCGTCGTCGTCCGGGTCGATGGTGAGATGGACCGCGACACCGTTGTGCTCCTCCAGGACTATCTCGGTCATCTGCTCAGTGGAACCAGGGCACTGATCGTCGACCTGTCCGACGTCGACTTCGTACCGTCGTCGGGCCTGAAACTGCTCATCGACGTTGCCGAGACAGCCGCCACAGAGGATCGATGGTTCGCGGTGGCTTGCGGGCGGCCCGTGAGTCGGCCGTTGGGGCTTCTCGGGGACCTTGTCGAATGTTTCGACTCGTTGGAATCGGCACGCCAAGCCACTCCCGCGCAGTAG
- a CDS encoding zinc-dependent alcohol dehydrogenase: protein MRAVTWQGKRDVRVETVPDPKIQEPTDAIIELTTTNICGSDLHLYEVLGPFMNAGDILGHEPMGRVVEIGADVKNLAVGDRVVIPFQICCGSCFMCDRGLHTQCETTQVTSEGRGAALFGFSQLYGQVPGGQAEYLRVPLADFTHIKVPEGPPDSRFVYLSDVLPTAWQAVEYANVPDGGTVTVLGLGPIGDMCARIAAHRGYDVVAVDMVPERLDRATARGIDTIDMRSNKNIGEVIRDRTSGRGTDSVIDAVGMEAHGAPVAKLVQTVAGLLPDAVAQPVFKTAGVDRLTAVYTAIDAVRRGGTVSLIGVYGGEADPLPLGTMFDKQINVRMGQANVKHWVDDIMPLLTDDDPLGVDTFATHEVSLEEAPHAYEIFSKKQDGAVKVLLRP from the coding sequence ATGAGAGCAGTGACGTGGCAGGGCAAGCGGGACGTGCGTGTCGAAACGGTACCGGACCCGAAGATCCAGGAGCCTACCGATGCCATCATCGAGCTGACGACCACGAACATCTGCGGCTCGGACCTCCACCTTTACGAGGTGCTCGGGCCGTTCATGAATGCCGGCGACATCCTGGGTCACGAACCGATGGGACGGGTGGTCGAGATCGGGGCTGACGTGAAGAACCTGGCCGTGGGTGACCGTGTGGTCATTCCGTTCCAGATCTGTTGTGGCAGTTGTTTCATGTGCGACAGAGGGCTTCACACCCAATGCGAGACCACGCAGGTCACATCGGAGGGTCGCGGCGCGGCCCTGTTCGGGTTCTCCCAGCTCTACGGCCAGGTTCCCGGCGGTCAGGCCGAGTACCTTCGAGTCCCTCTGGCCGACTTCACCCACATCAAGGTGCCCGAGGGGCCGCCCGACTCGCGATTCGTCTACCTCTCCGACGTTCTCCCGACAGCCTGGCAGGCCGTGGAGTACGCCAACGTGCCCGACGGTGGAACGGTGACCGTTCTCGGCCTCGGTCCGATCGGCGACATGTGTGCGCGCATCGCTGCACACCGTGGGTACGACGTCGTCGCGGTGGACATGGTGCCGGAACGTCTGGATCGGGCCACGGCGCGTGGTATCGACACCATCGACATGCGCTCGAACAAGAACATCGGAGAGGTCATCCGGGACCGCACCTCAGGGCGCGGAACCGACTCCGTCATCGATGCAGTGGGCATGGAGGCCCACGGTGCGCCCGTGGCGAAGCTAGTCCAGACGGTCGCCGGCCTACTTCCCGATGCGGTGGCTCAGCCGGTGTTCAAGACCGCCGGCGTGGACCGGCTCACGGCTGTCTACACCGCCATCGACGCTGTCCGGCGCGGCGGCACGGTGTCTCTCATCGGTGTCTACGGCGGCGAGGCAGACCCGCTGCCTTTGGGCACCATGTTCGACAAGCAGATCAATGTGCGGATGGGGCAGGCCAACGTCAAGCATTGGGTGGACGACATCATGCCGCTCCTCACCGACGACGACCCGCTGGGCGTGGACACCTTCGCCACGCACGAAGTCAGTCTCGAAGAGGCCCCGCACGCCTACGAGATCTTCTCCAAGAAGCAGGACGGCGCGGTCAAGGTCCTGCTCCGTCCCTGA
- a CDS encoding ankyrin repeat domain-containing protein has product MESDARGDDSDAVTPSEDVAELAGRLFDMARSGDTAVLGYVKAGVPVNLTNGAGDTLLMLAAYHGHHDVVSGLIESGADVNRVNDKGQTPLAGAVFKSHDDVVRALIAAGADPDTGHPTARDAVSMFGREDYLGLLDQ; this is encoded by the coding sequence ATGGAATCAGACGCGCGAGGCGATGACTCTGACGCCGTGACGCCGAGCGAGGATGTCGCCGAGCTGGCCGGACGGCTGTTCGACATGGCACGGTCCGGTGACACGGCCGTACTCGGATATGTGAAAGCCGGTGTGCCGGTCAATCTGACGAACGGTGCGGGCGACACCCTGCTGATGCTGGCGGCCTACCACGGGCACCACGACGTGGTGTCCGGGCTGATCGAATCTGGTGCAGACGTCAACCGCGTCAACGACAAGGGGCAGACGCCGCTCGCCGGCGCTGTCTTCAAATCGCATGACGATGTGGTGCGAGCGCTCATCGCCGCGGGGGCCGATCCGGACACTGGGCACCCCACCGCGCGTGATGCCGTTTCGATGTTCGGGCGCGAAGATTACCTGGGGCTGCTCGACCAGTAG
- a CDS encoding SDR family oxidoreductase, whose amino-acid sequence MSEHPAENIEYPGRTGDMSEQPHDEMRSYQGRGLLQGKKALITGGDSGIGRAVAVAYAKEGADVAIAYLDESDDAAHTKGLVEAEGRRCTTYAGDLADPTHCRQIVGRTVDDLGGLDILVNNVAYQHVVEDFSEITPEQWKRTFDVNIHSFFHVTHAALEHLGEGSAIINTGSINGLRGNASLIDYSATKGAVIALTYSLAQSLVDRGIRVNCVAPGPVWTPLIPATMPADKVADFGKQVPMGRAAQPDEIAPSYVFFASQTMSSYYSGEVLAPIGGETLPG is encoded by the coding sequence ATGAGCGAACATCCAGCCGAGAACATCGAATACCCGGGCCGCACCGGGGACATGAGCGAGCAACCACACGACGAAATGCGTTCGTACCAGGGCCGCGGACTCCTGCAGGGCAAGAAGGCTCTCATCACCGGCGGCGACTCGGGCATCGGACGGGCAGTTGCCGTCGCGTACGCCAAAGAGGGCGCAGACGTCGCCATCGCGTACCTCGACGAGTCCGACGATGCCGCCCACACCAAGGGGCTCGTCGAAGCAGAAGGGCGCCGATGCACCACGTACGCAGGGGATCTGGCCGATCCCACACACTGCCGCCAGATCGTGGGCCGCACGGTCGACGACTTGGGCGGTCTCGACATCCTCGTGAACAATGTTGCCTACCAACACGTTGTCGAGGACTTCTCCGAGATCACTCCCGAGCAGTGGAAACGAACGTTCGACGTGAACATCCACAGCTTCTTCCATGTGACCCACGCTGCCCTCGAGCACCTCGGCGAGGGTTCGGCAATCATCAACACCGGCTCCATCAACGGGCTGCGCGGCAACGCGTCACTGATCGACTATTCGGCCACCAAGGGCGCTGTCATCGCGCTCACCTACTCGCTCGCGCAGAGTCTCGTCGACCGCGGAATCCGGGTGAATTGCGTTGCGCCGGGACCGGTCTGGACACCGTTGATCCCCGCGACAATGCCGGCTGACAAGGTCGCGGACTTCGGCAAGCAGGTGCCCATGGGCCGCGCAGCACAGCCGGACGAGATCGCACCGTCCTACGTGTTCTTCGCATCGCAGACCATGTCGTCGTACTACAGCGGCGAGGTGCTGGCTCCGATCGGCGGCGAAACGCTGCCCGGCTGA
- a CDS encoding ChaB family protein, with amino-acid sequence MPKTAKSGAPKKSELPSTLIKSGKKAQRTFTKTYDSAMDEYGDEKRAHRTAFSALKHSFEKVGDRWEPKKKKGPSDSRAKSGGPNPSGKSAEGVDANASKDHLVKVAKRLDIKGRSSMKKKELVTAIKKANRKKTAKNR; translated from the coding sequence ATGCCGAAGACAGCAAAATCGGGTGCGCCGAAGAAGAGTGAGCTGCCCAGTACGTTGATCAAATCGGGCAAGAAGGCACAACGCACGTTCACCAAGACCTACGACTCGGCGATGGACGAATACGGCGACGAGAAACGAGCGCACCGCACAGCCTTCTCCGCTCTCAAGCACAGCTTCGAAAAGGTCGGCGACCGTTGGGAACCCAAGAAGAAGAAGGGTCCCTCTGACAGCCGGGCCAAGAGTGGTGGCCCCAATCCATCGGGTAAGTCTGCCGAGGGAGTGGACGCCAACGCCAGCAAGGATCACCTGGTCAAGGTGGCGAAGCGACTCGACATCAAGGGCCGCTCTTCTATGAAGAAGAAGGAATTGGTCACCGCCATCAAGAAGGCGAACAGAAAGAAGACTGCCAAGAACCGGTGA
- a CDS encoding 1-acyl-sn-glycerol-3-phosphate acyltransferase codes for MEPVYDTVIAIARSLWAAEGLKFTVTGVENVPKTGGAVVAINHTGYLDFTYAGLPAFLQGKRKVRFMAKKEVFDHRISGPIMRSLKHIPVDRSAGADSYRAAVEYLQRGELVGVYPEATISRSFEIKDFKSGAARMALEAGVPILPTVIWGAQRVWTKGHPKRLGRTNIPISIGVGEPIAPDGDPASLTERLHKTMSEELLTLQQNYGPHPQGEFWVPARLGGSAPTLEEANRMDAEDLAARAAKRDGGI; via the coding sequence ATGGAACCGGTCTACGACACAGTCATCGCCATCGCCAGATCACTCTGGGCCGCCGAGGGCCTGAAGTTCACCGTGACCGGGGTCGAGAACGTACCGAAGACGGGCGGCGCGGTGGTGGCGATCAACCACACCGGATACCTCGACTTCACCTACGCCGGCTTGCCTGCGTTTCTGCAGGGTAAGCGCAAAGTACGGTTCATGGCCAAAAAGGAGGTCTTCGACCACCGGATCAGCGGCCCGATCATGCGCAGCCTCAAACACATCCCAGTGGACCGTTCGGCCGGCGCGGACAGCTACCGCGCCGCGGTGGAATATCTCCAGCGCGGAGAGCTCGTCGGTGTCTACCCCGAAGCGACGATCAGCCGGAGTTTCGAGATCAAGGACTTCAAGTCCGGTGCTGCACGGATGGCCCTCGAGGCGGGGGTGCCGATCCTGCCGACCGTCATCTGGGGCGCCCAGCGGGTCTGGACCAAAGGCCATCCCAAGCGGCTGGGCAGAACGAACATCCCCATCTCGATCGGTGTCGGAGAGCCGATCGCGCCGGATGGCGATCCGGCCTCGCTGACCGAGCGTCTACACAAGACGATGAGTGAGGAACTGCTGACCTTGCAGCAGAATTACGGTCCTCATCCACAAGGGGAGTTCTGGGTGCCAGCTCGACTGGGAGGATCGGCGCCCACGCTGGAAGAGGCCAATCGGATGGATGCCGAGGACTTGGCCGCCCGGGCGGCCAAGCGCGACGGCGGCATCTGA